In Dermatophilus congolensis, a genomic segment contains:
- a CDS encoding AI-2E family transporter produces MPPATPTPRHRSQLLRTEAVLATRFLVTVAALLLIIWIAVHIYIVTIAAFLAFVLASLLWPVTKPLSRPLSRPVAAILVVLTTGLLVAGLLWATIIQLINAAPTISTAAVGSVEATNKWLIKQGWVLPQHTVDNLQNQVASRTDQLITSLSGAAITSLNIATATASITALALAATVFTLIGAEQLTNAITHIAPPRYQNAARNALHEATITARWWTFASTLTGLVNGILIGIGLEWLGVPLAIPLGLVTFILGYVPMIGSTIAGAICIAISLFFGGINLGLETLILVTIVIATESNLLSPLLMSRAVRFPPVITLFLSTAGAAALGMIGLFLSIPVVGITVAAYKGFHHTVHTASDTMPIAIPAIETHPQPPHTP; encoded by the coding sequence GTGCCCCCCGCAACACCCACCCCCCGCCACCGCAGTCAACTACTACGCACCGAAGCCGTCCTAGCAACCCGCTTCCTCGTCACCGTCGCCGCGCTCCTGCTCATCATCTGGATCGCCGTTCACATCTACATCGTCACCATCGCAGCATTCCTCGCCTTCGTCCTGGCCTCCCTCCTCTGGCCCGTCACCAAGCCCCTCAGCCGCCCCCTCAGCCGCCCCGTCGCTGCCATTCTCGTCGTTCTCACCACAGGACTGCTCGTTGCCGGACTCCTCTGGGCCACCATCATCCAACTCATCAACGCCGCCCCCACCATCTCCACCGCCGCCGTCGGCAGCGTCGAAGCCACCAACAAATGGCTCATCAAACAAGGCTGGGTCCTACCCCAACACACAGTCGACAACCTCCAAAACCAAGTCGCCTCCCGAACAGACCAACTCATCACCAGCCTCAGCGGAGCCGCAATCACCAGCCTCAACATCGCCACCGCCACAGCATCCATCACCGCCCTCGCCCTGGCCGCCACCGTCTTTACCCTCATCGGCGCCGAACAACTCACCAACGCCATCACCCACATCGCCCCACCCCGCTACCAAAACGCAGCCCGCAACGCCCTCCACGAAGCCACCATCACCGCCCGCTGGTGGACATTCGCCTCCACTCTCACCGGACTCGTCAACGGCATTCTCATCGGCATCGGTCTCGAATGGCTGGGAGTCCCTCTCGCAATCCCCCTCGGACTTGTCACCTTCATCCTTGGCTACGTCCCCATGATCGGATCAACCATCGCCGGCGCCATCTGCATTGCCATATCCCTCTTCTTTGGCGGTATCAACCTCGGCCTCGAAACACTCATCCTGGTCACCATCGTCATCGCCACCGAAAGCAACCTCCTCTCCCCACTCCTTATGTCACGCGCCGTCCGCTTCCCACCCGTCATCACCCTCTTCCTCTCCACCGCCGGCGCCGCCGCCCTCGGAATGATCGGACTCTTCCTCTCTATCCCCGTCGTCGGCATCACCGTCGCCGCATACAAAGGCTTCCACCACACAGTGCACACCGCCTCCGACACCATGCCCATCGCCATCCCCGCCATCGAAACCCACCCCCAACCACCACACACCCCCTAA
- a CDS encoding HNH endonuclease family protein, with product MTYVQRLVGKRAWSVIVVAVVVVGIGLSLFSHNPRVAAAFAAFRRVAVVVVPGIEDWLPGGVGSAGGVQAKVSAAEVAEAKGALEQLPVVTRRRVEGYSREVFGPAWSDNTDAELGHNSCDTRNDVLAQQLRDVTFKEDARGCTVLTGVLDDPYTGKTIRFSKQKASAVQIDHVFPLSASYDLGASSWSAAKRAKFANDPVLNLLAADGPANGSKGDKTPGDWMPPNKGFHCAYAVKFIKVTKAYGLKLDRADKPALEKALQSCS from the coding sequence GTGACGTATGTGCAGCGTTTGGTGGGTAAGCGGGCGTGGAGTGTCATTGTGGTGGCGGTTGTGGTGGTTGGGATTGGGTTGTCGTTGTTTTCGCATAATCCGCGGGTAGCTGCGGCGTTTGCTGCGTTTCGGCGGGTGGCAGTTGTGGTGGTGCCTGGGATTGAGGATTGGCTTCCGGGTGGGGTGGGTTCGGCGGGGGGTGTGCAGGCGAAGGTTTCTGCTGCGGAGGTGGCGGAGGCTAAGGGTGCGTTGGAGCAGTTGCCTGTGGTGACGCGGCGGCGGGTGGAGGGGTATTCGCGGGAGGTATTTGGGCCTGCGTGGAGTGATAACACGGATGCTGAGTTGGGGCACAACAGTTGTGATACGCGTAATGACGTGTTGGCGCAGCAGTTGCGTGATGTGACGTTTAAGGAGGATGCGCGAGGCTGCACTGTGTTGACGGGTGTTTTGGATGATCCGTATACGGGTAAGACGATTCGGTTCTCTAAGCAGAAGGCTTCGGCGGTGCAGATCGACCATGTTTTTCCGTTGTCTGCCAGCTATGACTTGGGAGCGTCGTCGTGGTCTGCGGCGAAGCGGGCGAAGTTCGCGAATGATCCGGTGTTGAATTTGTTGGCGGCTGATGGTCCGGCGAATGGGTCGAAGGGTGATAAGACGCCGGGTGATTGGATGCCGCCGAATAAGGGGTTTCATTGTGCTTATGCGGTGAAGTTCATCAAGGTGACTAAGGCGTACGGTTTAAAGCTTGATCGGGCGGATAAGCCTGCGTTGGAGAAGGCGTTGCAGTCGTGTTCGTGA
- a CDS encoding FAD-dependent oxidoreductase, whose product MTSPSSPLAGQPAPLHSLNTHSPFSTLSAHSKTPGGCNHISAKTDTYPITGAVLIGAEAASPASATGTQVTLVDPTLPLENLLGTTISTWLHKQHAQAGAHLIHGRVTHITTSDTHITADIHANDNTTYSITTDIAITCIGFTPETTLAEKAGIATNNGIIVTPNQRTSCPNIWAIGGCTRLSAPNGTLLHPNEHWESAIHDAIRAAADITGIPPPQEQRPWSGTDRDGYHIEITGDLHPHNPSTAHITRGTFGGPPFTVFAATHGILTGAISANNPAQTGLHVV is encoded by the coding sequence GTGACATCGCCGTCCTCGCCACTGGCGGGACAGCCCGCCCCGCTTCACAGTCTCAACACACACTCACCTTTTTCCACTCTCTCCGCACACTCGAAGACGCCCGGCGGCTGCAACCATATCTCGGCAAAGACCGACACATATCCCATTACTGGCGCAGTTCTGATCGGTGCTGAGGCCGCTTCCCCAGCAAGCGCAACTGGAACTCAAGTCACGCTTGTAGACCCCACCCTCCCTCTCGAAAATCTTCTGGGAACCACCATTTCAACCTGGCTACATAAACAACACGCCCAAGCCGGTGCTCACCTCATCCACGGGCGCGTAACCCACATAACCACTTCAGACACCCACATCACCGCTGACATCCACGCAAACGACAACACCACTTATTCCATCACCACCGACATCGCAATCACCTGCATAGGGTTCACACCTGAAACAACACTCGCAGAAAAAGCAGGAATAGCCACCAATAACGGCATTATCGTCACCCCCAATCAACGCACTAGCTGCCCCAACATCTGGGCCATCGGCGGCTGCACCCGACTCTCCGCCCCCAACGGAACCTTGTTACATCCAAACGAACACTGGGAAAGCGCCATACACGACGCCATACGAGCAGCAGCTGACATCACAGGAATACCACCACCACAAGAACAAAGACCCTGGTCCGGGACAGACCGAGACGGCTACCACATAGAGATCACAGGCGATCTACACCCTCATAATCCATCCACCGCACACATCACACGAGGCACATTCGGCGGACCACCCTTCACCGTCTTCGCCGCAACCCATGGAATTCTCACAGGCGCCATATCCGCCAACAACCCCGCACAAACCGGGCTGCACGTGGTCTAA
- a CDS encoding phosphoribosylanthranilate isomerase: MKICGITSVVDACVVVEAGADAVGVVMSETSVRGVGVEVAGRVVETVGGRVSTVLVTNDLPVRVAVDVAQRLGFSVLQLHGSAYGFEDFVAAAEVFPRVWRATSFSQAGVLDARAWGAEVLVLDAPRPGEGLAWDWSVLGSQCPVGEWMLAGGLHPGNVAEAVRVVSPWGVDVASGVEVRPGVKEPEKVFAFVEAARSI, translated from the coding sequence GTGAAGATTTGTGGGATTACGTCGGTGGTTGATGCCTGTGTGGTGGTGGAGGCGGGGGCTGATGCGGTGGGTGTGGTGATGAGTGAGACAAGCGTGCGTGGGGTGGGTGTGGAGGTGGCTGGTCGGGTGGTGGAGACGGTGGGTGGGCGTGTGTCGACGGTGTTGGTGACGAATGATTTGCCTGTGCGTGTGGCTGTTGATGTTGCGCAGAGATTGGGGTTTTCGGTTTTGCAGTTGCATGGCAGTGCATATGGTTTTGAGGATTTCGTGGCAGCGGCGGAGGTTTTTCCGCGGGTGTGGCGGGCGACGTCTTTTTCGCAGGCGGGGGTGTTGGACGCACGGGCTTGGGGGGCGGAGGTGTTGGTGTTGGATGCGCCGCGGCCAGGTGAGGGGCTGGCGTGGGATTGGTCGGTGTTGGGGTCGCAGTGCCCGGTAGGTGAGTGGATGTTGGCGGGTGGTCTGCATCCGGGGAATGTGGCTGAGGCGGTGCGGGTGGTTTCGCCGTGGGGGGTGGATGTGGCCAGTGGTGTGGAGGTTCGTCCGGGTGTGAAGGAGCCGGAGAAGGTATTTGCGTTTGTGGAGGCGGCGAGGTCGATTTAG
- a CDS encoding FAD-dependent oxidoreductase, whose translation MIRDSNVVIIGGGIAGVTLAEELRRHKYSGPIVIIETGKLLYDRPPLSKEYLLGHVPETQLAL comes from the coding sequence ATGATCAGAGACAGCAACGTCGTCATCATCGGCGGGGGCATCGCGGGAGTGACCCTTGCAGAAGAACTGCGCAGACATAAATATTCAGGCCCCATCGTCATCATCGAAACCGGGAAACTTCTCTACGACCGACCACCCTTGTCAAAGGAATATCTACTAGGCCACGTACCAGAAACGCAGCTAGCGCTGTGA
- the nadE gene encoding ammonia-dependent NAD(+) synthetase, with product MKNKELQQHIINELHVTNPATFDPAEQAEKRITFLTNYLQHTQARGYVLGISGGIDSTLAGRLCQLAVERTRNTGTDATFIAMRLPYNTQADEPDAQDALTFINPDQTLTVDIAPATDAMWNTCTHAGMTQLTNPHFIRGNIKARQRMIAQYTIAAAHNMLVIGTDHAAEALVGFYTKHGDGACDLTPLAGLPKRRVRQIAHHLGAPEHIINKIPTADLETDKPLNPDETALGVTYDHIDDYLEGHTIPPHAETTITNWYTRTAHKRALPLTPTNTH from the coding sequence ATGAAAAACAAAGAACTCCAACAACACATCATCAACGAACTCCACGTAACCAACCCAGCAACATTTGACCCCGCCGAACAAGCCGAAAAACGCATCACATTCCTCACCAACTACCTTCAACACACCCAAGCACGCGGATACGTCCTAGGAATCAGCGGCGGAATCGACTCCACCCTCGCCGGACGCCTATGCCAACTCGCCGTCGAACGCACCCGCAACACCGGCACAGACGCCACCTTCATCGCCATGCGACTGCCCTACAACACCCAAGCCGACGAACCAGACGCCCAAGATGCCCTCACCTTCATCAACCCCGACCAAACCCTCACCGTCGACATCGCCCCCGCCACCGACGCCATGTGGAACACCTGCACCCACGCCGGAATGACCCAACTCACCAACCCCCACTTCATCCGCGGCAACATCAAAGCCCGCCAACGCATGATCGCCCAATACACCATCGCCGCAGCCCACAACATGCTCGTCATCGGCACCGACCACGCCGCCGAAGCACTCGTCGGCTTCTACACCAAACACGGCGACGGAGCCTGCGACCTCACCCCCCTCGCCGGCCTACCCAAACGCCGCGTCCGACAAATCGCCCACCACCTCGGCGCACCCGAACACATCATCAACAAAATCCCCACCGCCGACCTCGAAACAGACAAACCCCTCAACCCAGACGAAACCGCACTCGGCGTCACCTACGACCACATCGACGACTACCTCGAAGGCCACACCATCCCCCCCCACGCCGAAACCACTATCACCAACTGGTACACCCGCACCGCACACAAACGTGCCCTGCCCCTCACCCCAACCAACACCCACTAA
- a CDS encoding L-lactate dehydrogenase codes for MEVLAVKYVPNRVVLIGTGAVGMAYAYAVVNQGICEDLVLIDLNETKSRADVLDLNHGEAWAPAPVHVTFGDYSACKDAAMVVICAGAAQKPGQTRLDLIDTNLKIYSSVVSQVMASGFDGIFLVATNPVDILTFATYRFSGLPREQVLGSGTTLDTARLRFHLGRHFEVSTANVHATIIGEHGDSELPVWSSASVAGRSLSRQFKNDPQLKSDLDEIFERTRKSAYEIIDAKGSTSYGIGMSLARVTRAILKNEKATMPVSAILDGEYGQEGVAVGVPAILSRGGVKHIVELDLDEEERAAFEQSVNILKTHYDEATHAE; via the coding sequence ATGGAGGTTTTGGCAGTGAAGTATGTGCCGAATCGGGTTGTGCTTATTGGTACGGGCGCTGTGGGAATGGCGTATGCGTATGCAGTGGTAAATCAGGGGATCTGTGAAGATCTTGTTTTGATTGATTTGAATGAGACTAAGTCGCGTGCCGATGTGTTGGATTTGAACCATGGCGAAGCGTGGGCCCCGGCGCCGGTACATGTGACTTTTGGTGATTACAGTGCATGTAAAGACGCAGCCATGGTAGTTATTTGTGCTGGTGCGGCGCAGAAGCCTGGTCAGACGCGTCTTGATTTGATTGACACTAATTTGAAGATTTATTCGAGTGTTGTTTCTCAGGTAATGGCTTCTGGGTTTGACGGTATTTTCTTGGTGGCTACGAACCCTGTCGATATTTTAACTTTTGCTACGTATCGTTTTAGTGGCCTGCCTCGTGAGCAGGTTTTGGGGTCGGGTACTACGTTGGATACTGCTCGTTTGCGGTTCCACTTGGGACGTCACTTTGAGGTGTCGACCGCGAATGTACATGCGACGATCATTGGTGAGCACGGCGATTCTGAGTTGCCTGTGTGGAGTTCAGCTTCGGTTGCAGGTCGTTCTTTGAGTCGTCAGTTTAAGAATGATCCACAGTTGAAGTCGGACTTGGATGAAATTTTTGAGCGGACGCGGAAGTCTGCTTACGAGATTATTGATGCGAAGGGTTCGACTAGCTACGGAATTGGCATGTCGTTGGCTCGGGTGACGCGTGCGATTTTGAAGAATGAAAAAGCGACGATGCCTGTGAGTGCAATTCTTGATGGTGAGTATGGGCAGGAAGGCGTGGCTGTTGGTGTGCCTGCCATTTTGTCTCGTGGTGGGGTGAAACACATTGTGGAGTTGGACTTGGATGAGGAAGAGCGCGCCGCTTTCGAACAGAGTGTGAATATTTTGAAGACTCACTACGATGAGGCAACTCACGCAGAATAA
- a CDS encoding class I adenylate-forming enzyme family protein — protein sequence MTLTEMLANTIATHGDCPALSDNTTTLTYTQLGERADTIAQHLINAGIKPDDRIVLSIPNTVEFADWYYGTLRAGAIAVPLNPALHTTEIEAQLRHVTPALLITRPDTPNSHQAAHNTQTPTITITPGQPPTTYLNTTKPVTTYPHRSTNDLAVLLFTSGTTSTPKAAMLTHNNLVTNATICADIIKLTPNDTMLGSLPLFHAFGQTVCLNVVLATGAHTILQPHFNPRQALNLITKHAITCITAVPSMYNALAFVHNHPNHTYNLNTIKWGISGGAPLAPELHDRLTHTLGFPIIEGYGLSETSPVVLLNQGTHNRPGSVGTPLPGITINIINPETGETLPTGHAGELTVHGHAVMRGYWNDPQATNETLHNGTLRTGDIARINHDGYVEIVDRRKDLIIVGGENVYPREIEDTLYTHPAVAECAVLGIPDPTRGEAIIAAITTHDNITTNEQELRDHVRKHLAPFKVPRHIWFTTEIPKGSTGKILKRAIAIPKEIHPNN from the coding sequence ATGACGCTCACCGAGATGCTCGCCAACACCATCGCGACACACGGTGATTGCCCAGCCCTCAGCGACAACACCACCACCCTCACCTACACCCAACTAGGCGAACGCGCCGACACCATCGCACAACACCTCATCAACGCCGGCATCAAACCCGACGACCGCATCGTCCTATCAATCCCAAACACCGTCGAATTCGCAGACTGGTACTACGGAACCCTCCGCGCAGGAGCCATCGCAGTTCCACTCAACCCCGCCCTACACACCACCGAAATCGAAGCACAACTACGCCACGTAACCCCCGCCCTCCTCATCACCCGCCCCGACACCCCCAATAGCCACCAAGCCGCCCACAACACACAAACCCCCACCATCACCATCACCCCCGGCCAACCACCCACCACCTACCTCAACACCACCAAACCCGTCACCACCTACCCCCACCGCAGCACAAACGACCTCGCAGTCCTACTCTTCACATCCGGCACCACATCCACACCCAAAGCCGCGATGCTCACCCACAACAACCTCGTCACCAACGCCACCATCTGTGCCGACATCATCAAACTCACCCCCAACGACACCATGCTCGGCTCCTTGCCCCTATTTCACGCCTTCGGCCAAACCGTCTGCCTCAACGTCGTCCTCGCCACCGGCGCACACACCATCCTCCAACCCCACTTCAACCCCCGCCAAGCCCTCAACCTCATCACCAAACACGCCATCACCTGCATCACCGCAGTCCCATCCATGTACAACGCCCTCGCTTTCGTCCACAACCACCCCAACCACACCTACAACCTCAACACCATCAAATGGGGAATCAGCGGCGGCGCACCCCTAGCCCCCGAACTCCACGACCGCCTCACTCACACCCTCGGATTCCCCATCATCGAAGGCTACGGACTCTCCGAAACCTCACCCGTCGTCCTACTCAACCAAGGCACACACAACCGCCCCGGAAGCGTCGGAACCCCACTACCCGGAATCACCATCAACATCATCAACCCCGAAACCGGCGAAACACTACCCACCGGCCACGCCGGCGAACTCACAGTCCACGGGCATGCAGTCATGCGCGGCTACTGGAACGACCCACAAGCCACCAACGAAACCCTCCACAACGGCACCCTCCGCACCGGAGACATCGCCCGCATCAACCACGATGGATACGTCGAAATAGTCGACCGCCGCAAAGACCTCATCATCGTCGGCGGCGAAAACGTCTATCCCCGCGAAATCGAAGACACCCTCTACACCCACCCCGCCGTTGCCGAATGCGCCGTCCTAGGCATCCCCGACCCCACACGCGGCGAAGCAATCATCGCCGCCATCACCACCCACGACAACATCACCACCAACGAACAAGAACTCCGCGACCACGTACGCAAACACCTAGCCCCCTTCAAAGTCCCTCGCCACATCTGGTTCACCACAGAAATCCCCAAAGGAAGCACCGGAAAAATCCTCAAACGCGCTATCGCCATCCCCAAAGAAATACACCCCAACAACTAA
- a CDS encoding OPT family oligopeptide transporter yields MTTHTPTTGPTAKELTLRGIIIGGIITLVFTAANVYLGLKVGLTFATSIPAAVISMAILRYFADHTVTENNIVQTIASAAGTLSAIIFVLPGLVMLGYWSGFPYWTTAAVCFFGGVLGVMYSIPLRRALVTGSDLPYPEGVAAAEVLRVGDTASGAQENQRGLTVISAGALSAMGYILLGKLRLVSESISRTIRIGSGGTIIGSSLSLALIGVGHLVGITVGIAMIIGLITSHGILLPILSPEAIANAGNEPLADTLQHVFKNDVRMIGAGAMAVAALWTLLKIIGPIIKGITGALAASNARALGEELPLTERDIPIKLVATVTMASMLPIGAILWLFTRGTPLQDNATGLIITSILFILIIGLFVASVCGYMAGLIGASNSPISGVGIIVAIAIALLIKTVHGAGTGDTTAALVGYTLFTTAIVFGVATISNDNLQDLKTGQLVGATPWKQQVALIIGVAFGSLVIPPILHIMNTSFGFVGAPGAGPDALAAPQASLISTLAKGVLGGDLNWGHIGLGAALGVAVVIIDETLRATSKNRLSLPPLATGMGMYLPISLTLMIPIGALLGMIYDRWAERRGNPESAKRLGVLMATGLIVGESLFGVLFAGIVATTNNEDALAILPKSFEPVADIIGVALFAIIIVAAYTWIRSVALKNDVPTPTTNNNPT; encoded by the coding sequence GTGACCACCCACACACCAACAACAGGCCCCACGGCCAAAGAGCTCACCCTCCGCGGCATCATCATCGGCGGCATCATCACCCTCGTCTTCACCGCCGCCAACGTCTACCTCGGACTCAAAGTCGGCCTTACCTTCGCCACCTCAATCCCCGCCGCAGTCATCTCCATGGCGATCCTGCGCTACTTCGCTGACCACACCGTCACCGAAAACAACATCGTCCAGACCATCGCCTCCGCCGCAGGAACCCTCTCCGCCATCATCTTCGTCCTACCCGGCCTCGTCATGCTCGGTTACTGGTCCGGCTTCCCCTACTGGACAACCGCCGCAGTCTGCTTCTTCGGCGGAGTACTCGGCGTCATGTACTCCATCCCCCTACGACGCGCCCTCGTCACAGGCTCCGACCTGCCCTACCCCGAAGGCGTCGCAGCAGCAGAAGTGCTCCGCGTCGGCGACACCGCCTCCGGAGCCCAAGAAAACCAACGCGGACTCACCGTCATCAGCGCCGGCGCACTCTCCGCCATGGGGTACATCCTCCTCGGCAAACTCCGCCTCGTCTCCGAATCCATCTCCCGCACCATCCGCATCGGATCAGGCGGCACCATCATCGGAAGCAGCCTCTCCCTGGCCCTCATCGGCGTCGGCCACCTCGTCGGCATCACCGTCGGCATCGCCATGATCATCGGGCTCATCACCTCCCACGGCATCCTCCTACCAATCCTGAGCCCCGAAGCCATCGCCAACGCAGGCAACGAGCCCCTCGCCGACACCCTTCAACACGTCTTCAAAAACGACGTCCGCATGATTGGCGCCGGCGCCATGGCCGTCGCCGCCCTATGGACCCTCCTGAAAATCATCGGCCCCATCATCAAAGGAATCACAGGAGCCCTCGCAGCCAGCAACGCCCGCGCACTCGGCGAAGAACTACCCCTGACCGAACGCGACATCCCCATCAAACTCGTCGCCACCGTCACCATGGCCTCCATGCTCCCCATCGGCGCGATCCTGTGGCTCTTCACCCGCGGCACCCCCCTCCAAGACAACGCAACCGGCCTAATCATCACCTCCATCCTCTTCATCCTCATCATCGGACTCTTCGTCGCCTCCGTCTGCGGCTACATGGCCGGCCTCATCGGCGCATCCAACTCACCCATCTCCGGCGTAGGCATCATCGTCGCCATCGCCATCGCCTTACTCATCAAAACCGTCCACGGCGCAGGCACCGGAGACACCACCGCAGCCCTCGTCGGCTACACCCTCTTCACCACTGCCATCGTCTTCGGCGTCGCCACCATCTCCAACGACAACCTCCAAGACCTCAAAACAGGACAACTCGTTGGAGCCACCCCCTGGAAACAACAAGTCGCCCTCATCATCGGCGTCGCCTTCGGCTCCCTAGTCATCCCGCCCATCCTCCACATCATGAACACCAGCTTCGGATTCGTCGGAGCCCCCGGAGCCGGACCAGACGCCCTAGCCGCCCCCCAAGCCTCCCTCATCTCCACCCTCGCCAAAGGCGTCCTCGGTGGAGACCTCAACTGGGGACACATCGGACTGGGAGCCGCGCTAGGCGTTGCAGTCGTCATCATTGACGAAACACTCCGCGCTACCAGCAAAAACCGTCTCTCACTACCGCCACTTGCCACAGGCATGGGCATGTACCTACCCATCAGCCTCACCCTCATGATCCCCATCGGTGCACTCCTGGGAATGATCTACGACCGCTGGGCCGAACGCCGAGGAAACCCCGAAAGCGCCAAACGACTCGGCGTCCTCATGGCAACCGGCCTCATCGTCGGAGAATCCCTCTTCGGAGTTCTCTTCGCCGGAATCGTCGCCACCACCAACAATGAAGATGCACTAGCCATCCTTCCCAAGAGCTTCGAACCCGTCGCAGACATCATCGGCGTCGCCCTCTTCGCCATCATCATCGTCGCCGCCTACACCTGGATTCGCTCCGTAGCACTCAAAAACGACGTCCCTACCCCCACCACAAACAACAACCCCACATAA
- a CDS encoding aldo/keto reductase, whose product MTNPTPTKNLRAGNTTIPMPQLGYGTWEVPNQDATDCVLHALNTGYRSIDTAAIYGNEEAVGRALRQTPIPRDQIFLTTKVWNDAQGTHTTKKALEESLRKLDTDYVDLYLIHWPTPAKDAYVDTWKTLIELRDSGKTRAIGVCNFKEHHLQRLAEETGELPAINQIELHPYLTQNPMRAYHDAHDIITEDWSPLGARLNIIDDPTITSIAQAHNVTPGQIILRWHLQIGSIVIPRSVKTTRIETNFDLFSFELNNEQMNAINALDQGKRSGPDPDDMNIGA is encoded by the coding sequence ATGACAAACCCCACCCCCACCAAAAACCTCCGAGCCGGCAACACCACCATCCCCATGCCCCAACTCGGCTACGGCACCTGGGAAGTCCCCAACCAAGACGCCACAGACTGCGTCCTGCACGCCCTCAACACCGGCTACCGCAGCATCGACACTGCCGCCATCTATGGCAACGAAGAAGCAGTCGGGCGCGCACTACGCCAAACCCCCATACCCCGCGACCAAATCTTCCTCACCACCAAAGTCTGGAACGACGCCCAAGGCACCCACACCACCAAAAAAGCCCTCGAAGAATCCCTCCGCAAACTCGACACCGACTACGTCGACCTCTACCTCATCCACTGGCCCACCCCCGCCAAAGACGCCTACGTCGACACCTGGAAAACCCTCATCGAACTACGCGACAGCGGAAAAACCCGCGCCATCGGCGTATGCAACTTCAAAGAACACCACCTCCAACGCCTCGCCGAGGAAACCGGAGAACTACCCGCCATCAACCAAATCGAACTCCACCCCTACCTCACGCAAAACCCCATGCGCGCCTACCACGACGCCCACGACATCATCACCGAAGACTGGTCCCCCCTAGGCGCACGCCTCAACATCATCGACGACCCCACTATCACCTCCATCGCCCAAGCACACAACGTCACCCCCGGCCAAATCATCCTGCGCTGGCACCTCCAAATCGGATCCATCGTCATCCCCCGATCCGTCAAAACCACCCGCATCGAAACCAACTTCGACCTCTTCAGCTTCGAACTCAACAACGAACAAATGAACGCCATCAACGCCCTCGACCAAGGAAAACGCTCCGGCCCAGACCCCGACGACATGAACATCGGCGCCTAA
- the gnd gene encoding phosphogluconate dehydrogenase (NAD(+)-dependent, decarboxylating): MKLGLIGLGKMGGNMRERLRRAGHEVVGFDTNPQIADVSSVEEMIAELPSPRVVWVMVPDAVTGQVIEEVAGFLSSGDLVIDGGNSPWYNDEAHAALLAQKGAHFVDCGVSGGVWGLQNGYALMVGGPDEAVALAQPIFDALRPQGEFGFVHAGGHGAGHFAKMVHNGIEYGLMQAYAEGWELLEKAPQVVNVPEVFKSWREGTVIRSWLLDLMDNAMDADPHLDKIEGYAADSGEGRWTVNAAVDLGVPVPTISAALFARFVSQQKDSPAMKMVAAMRKQFGGHATKEEADG, translated from the coding sequence ATGAAGCTGGGTTTGATCGGGTTGGGAAAAATGGGTGGCAATATGCGGGAGCGTCTTCGCCGTGCTGGCCATGAGGTAGTCGGTTTTGACACAAATCCGCAGATCGCTGATGTGTCGTCGGTGGAGGAGATGATTGCTGAGCTTCCGTCTCCTCGGGTGGTGTGGGTGATGGTTCCTGATGCTGTGACGGGTCAGGTTATTGAGGAGGTTGCGGGGTTTTTGTCCTCGGGTGATCTGGTGATTGATGGGGGTAATTCACCTTGGTACAACGATGAGGCGCATGCGGCGTTGTTGGCGCAGAAGGGTGCGCATTTTGTGGATTGTGGTGTTTCGGGTGGTGTGTGGGGTTTGCAGAACGGTTATGCGTTGATGGTGGGTGGGCCGGATGAGGCGGTGGCGTTGGCTCAGCCGATTTTTGATGCGTTGCGCCCGCAGGGTGAGTTTGGGTTTGTGCATGCTGGTGGGCATGGTGCAGGGCATTTCGCGAAGATGGTGCATAACGGCATTGAGTATGGGTTGATGCAGGCGTATGCCGAGGGTTGGGAGTTGCTGGAGAAGGCTCCGCAGGTGGTGAATGTTCCTGAGGTTTTCAAGAGTTGGCGTGAGGGAACGGTTATTCGTTCGTGGTTGCTTGATTTGATGGATAACGCTATGGATGCGGATCCGCATTTGGACAAGATTGAGGGGTATGCGGCGGATTCGGGTGAGGGGCGTTGGACGGTGAATGCTGCGGTGGATTTGGGTGTTCCGGTTCCGACTATTTCGGCGGCGTTGTTTGCGCGGTTTGTGTCGCAGCAGAAGGATAGTCCGGCGATGAAGATGGTTGCGGCTATGCGTAAACAGTTTGGTGGGCATGCCACGAAGGAAGAGGCTGACGGCTGA